The Mytilus trossulus isolate FHL-02 chromosome 3, PNRI_Mtr1.1.1.hap1, whole genome shotgun sequence genome contains a region encoding:
- the LOC134709350 gene encoding metabotropic glycine receptor-like yields the protein MVLLIILMLFWQTYDNYAGQTGKEAAKLALEYVSRIEKNPCTGGTEETLDLTFNHTAWEKYTQPAILTANFLTSIIMKNSNSLDSLTDEMFFSLVRNNVNSIKTVFGSCIAIEPGIYSKHRLFVPYSYRQNGLVLAHDIALSYMYQDNRTEWYYNLKVRNWENATRTIFKTKYRSSKKSLPEHEMVVLTAKLEDGHWTKPYFGCGGGDIWMVTYSSPIFSLDLTGRPKFQGIASVDIQLTNININQCDQDSTHIFSDIDVFRGTHRCPSTTECKFIEGQGFQRGAYECVCSKGYYFPDINAQVKAFSGLEMENSSDTTQYKCLPCKEGCSECDDDSPCLYEYQFLFRFLLLLLTLLTFIAIGAMLAFTVILRDKPVIKAGSPMFLLLMCAGGLLVCTTGFIAYLKPSEFICATQTWVFHIGFSLMYDALVAKTWRIAIIFKSANTLQRVFLPDKELLKRFFPLIFIIAMFLLIWTISESVKTEILETSNHLKYEVCLSSYLVYAIQCVEALLLLLGVYLCYVVRKAPGHFNESKYITWAVYNGILLGSFLLILTHVIGHHHGPDMLYLFECLQIQVFVTITLTLIYVPKLIALYRNDDIKKGSNTFSYGGKNNKTNSIDIVQSKDIHSYEIKTAVSKPIFSNEYLKTDTRQRCQTKSIGTQTHLTSDMNNLEVR from the exons AACTGGCAAGGAAGCAGCTAAACTAGCTCTTGAATATGTAAGTAGAATCGAAAAAAATCCTTGCACTGGTGGTACAGAAGAGACATTGGACCTGACCTTCAACCATACAGCATGGGAAAAGTACACTCAACCTGCAATTCTCACCGCAAATTTCCTCACATCGATTATCATGAAGAATAGTAATTCACTTGATTCCTTGACTGATGAAATGTTCTTCTCTCTAGTAAGAAATAATGTAAATAGTATAAAAACCGTATTTGGATCTTGCATAGCTATCGAACCAGGAATATATTCAAAACATCGTTTGTTTGTACCTTACTCGTACCGTCAGAATGGGTTAGTGTTGGCCCATGATATAGCATTATCGTATATGTACCAAGACAACCGAACTGAGTGGTATTACAACTTAAAGGTCAGAAATTGGGAAAATGCAACACGAACtatcttcaaaacaaaatacag GTCAAGTAAAAAATCATTGCCGGAACATGAAATGGTTGTACTCACAGCCAAGCTAGAAGACGGCCATTGGACTAAGCCGTACTTTGGTTGTGGAGGAGGGGATATTTGGATGGTGACATATTCATCACCCATATTTTCACTGGATTTAACAGGAAGACCCAAGTTTCA AGGCATAGCGTCAGTTGATATACAGTTAACAAATATTAACATTAACCAATGTGACCAAGATTCAACGCATATTTTCAGCGATATTGACGTTTTTCGAGGAACGCATAGGTGTCCTTCTACAACAGAG TGTAAGTTTATAGAAGGACAAGGTTTTCAAAGAGGTGCTTATGAGTGTGTCTGCTCCAAGGGATACTACTTTCCAGATATAAACGCTCAAGTTAAGGCGTTCAGTGgtttagaaatggaaaattcgTCTGATACGACTCAGTATAAGTGTTTACCTTGTAAGGAGGGATGTTCCGAATGTGATGATGACTCACCCTGCCTTTATGAATACCAGTTTTTGTTCCGGTTCCTGCTATTACTGCTTACTCTTCTAACATTTATTGCAATCGGAGCAATGCTTGCCTTCACAGTTATCTTAAGGGATAAACCG gtaaTAAAGGCTGGAAGTCCAATGTTTCTGCTGCTTATGTGTGCTGGTGGTTTACTGGTGTGTACTACG GGATTTATTGCGTATCTGAAGCCTTCAGAATTTATATGTGCTACACAGACCTGGGTGTTTCATATAGGTTTCAGTTTGATGTATGACGCACTTGTGGCAAAGACATGGAG aatAGCTATCATTTTTAAATCAGCAAACACACTACAAAGAGTGTTTCTTCCAGATAAAGAACTGTTGAAGAGGTTTTTTCCTCTAATTTTCATTATTGCTATGTTTCTTCTTATTTGGACCATATCAGAGAGTGTCAAAACGGAAATTTTGGAAACTTCCaatcatttgaaatatgaaGTGTGTTTGAGCAGCTATTTGGTGTATGCTATTCAATGTG TTGAAGCGTTACTGCTACTACTTGGTGTTTATTTGTGTTATGTTGTGAGAAAAGCACCTGGACATTTTAACGAAAGTAAATACATCACATGGGCAGTTTATAATGGTATCTTGCTTGGAAGTTTTCTCTTGATTCTGAC GCATGTAATTGGCCATCACCACGGACCAGACATGCTGTACCTGTTCGAATGTCTTCAGATTCAAGTTTTTGTTACTATAACTCTGACGTTGATTTACGTTCCTAAG TTGATAGCTTTGTACAGAAATGATGATATAAAGAAAGGCTCCAATACCTTCTCTTATGGCggcaaaaataataaaacaaactcAATTGACATCGTTCAATCAAAGGACATACACagttatgaaataaaaacagcAGTCTCAAAG CCAATTTTCAGCAACGAATATTTAAAAACGGACACTAGGCAACGTTGCCAAACTAAGTCGATTGGTACGCAAACTCATCTTACATCGGACATGAACAACTTGGAAgtcagatga